In Hippoglossus stenolepis isolate QCI-W04-F060 chromosome 13, HSTE1.2, whole genome shotgun sequence, a single genomic region encodes these proteins:
- the aff3 gene encoding AF4/FMR2 family member 3 isoform X2 gives MTQSWPSQQALGGDQARQILYNPKDVKQSTTQQRQSRGDVQQRLTRHPHVAPHKSMLADDLKLSSDDDDTQRATHESAPWDRHSLSAQRAHTHGRRVRHSSSDSSGSDSTVGSGSSSPRSRSPSPDVHPDPASPANVQPPCNSKETDHPAAAQWQLDKWLKKSHKKSDSSEQDPSRSARRRLPSPHTERAPSPARSWDSNQEYSPSQSPIPSPQFNYSHNNTPLPSPGYSYGPSPSPFTSTCPSPSPRLSSILSPALSVCLSPCGSPRGSRSPSPLPTHPPRSPSPSLPSPSRHRHYPEIQTQTVQTTNPHRTKARSWIPPLPNTKNKPTNGSHPQATHQHRPRTRPTHDQEPSKSKASATVLNSDLNHSQKSRPKSNVHPVSKPISEAPKAKHTSHFEQIQGSGSNHKTRPPFQHGSQLNPTRAKHLAPASRETNAGHCSQSQSTSKAAANSASGSNSRAGPSLKPRAKPWVATVPTPVHVNHTKASRKIYQTKEQEVDQRRDHPTQTEGRKHERKEDRHREKPKGKGERKEDRRLAEEQLLRRPWIQSSAEEEEEEEEEGVIERQRRREETAKGENRRKEQQHRREWQTVQVRQRPPTEAKQHRPKDDSNRQGATKKGGRAEEERELQADLSPPPSRCPTPHRRSSSSSSSHSDSESERPITKVPADSTSHKRLAKRGQQGAGRPDANRPKAAPPRGATAHPSEGQQSEARKKLYTLVPFGRGDQATVYSQRGLRNLVVQIDLGLLKRVPDSTSGPSVKKPSSSPSTSLLTKDKQRDTMKHLYTPETVTKDSKRKRKLENGVSHREGKRSLPHAGGDLSDRTEPLAHTAGRNFVTETTHNGFLEEYLDSKRPLSPLSPLSPLSPLSNSPESTKPPPKTKTSEQHHSHKNRDKTRDSAVKPKMEVECVKVSRQTQPPSECWGPAGHQGTVTKYETPHHAEYYLHEAKRMKHRADAMVDKLGKAVNYVDAALSFMECGKAMEEGPLEAKSPYTMYSETVELIRYAMRLKSHSGPGARQEDKQLAVLCFRCLALLYWQMFRLKKDHALKYSKVLLDYFKSSPKVPSTPPCWNDSGKGAEGAPPSLSPNAKHLARSSHGGSTSPTFISIPQRIHQMAANHLTITNSVLYSYEYWEVADNLAQENKEFFNYLNTLSGPLTLHSSIAHTVQFTRQALQWIRISAKLN, from the exons ATGACTCAGTCGTGGCCGTCACAGCAAGCCTTAGGGGGTGACCAGGCCCGACAAATCCTCTACAACCCAAag GACGTGAAACAATCGACTACACAGCAAAGGCAAA gTCGGGGGGATGTTCAGCAGCGATTGACCCGTCACCCTCATGTGGCACCTCACAAATC CATGCTCGCTGATGACCTGAAGCTGAGCAGTGACGATGATGACACTCAGAGG GCCACTCACGAGTCAGCGCCCTGGGACAGACACAG CCTGTCAGCACAGCGAGCGCACACACATGGCAGGCGGGTGAGACATTCCAGCTCGGACTCCTCGGGCTCAGACTCCACCGTCGGGtcgggcagcagcagccctcGTTCCCGCAGCCCGAGCCCGGACGTTCACCCAGATCCTGCCTCGCCGGCCAACGTGCAGCCGCCGTGCAACAGCAAGGAG ACTGATCACCCCGCTGCGGCCCAGTGGCAGTTGGACAAATGGCTGAAGAAGTCCCACAAAAAATCTGACAGCAGTGAACAGGATCCGTCCCGGAGCGCTAGGAGACGCTTGCCCTCTCCCCACACCGAGCGTGCCCCATCCCCAGCCAGGTCCTGGGACAGCAATCAGGAATACAGCCCCAGTCAAAGCCCTATTCCCAGCCCACAGTTCAATTACAGCCACAACAACACCCCTCTTCCCAGCCCTGGTTACAGCTACGGTCCGAGCCCCAGCCCCTTCACCAGCACCTGCCCCAGCCCCAGCCCGAGGCTCAGCTCCATCCTCAGTCCAGCTCTAAGTGTTTGCCTCAGTCCGTGTGGAAGCCCGAGAGGCAGCCGCAGCCCGAGCCCCCTTCCTACACATCCTCCGAGAAGCCCAAGTCCCAGCTTACCGTCTCCTTCAAGGCACCGACACTACCCTGagattcaaacacaaactgtccaAACAACCAATCCCCACAGGACAAAAGCTAGGTCGTGGATCCCCCCGTTGCCTAACACCAAGAACAAGCCCACAAACGGTTCTCACCCTCAGGCGACTCATCAGCACAGGCCCAGGACCCGACCAACGCACGACCAAGAGCCAAGCAAATCGAAGGCCTCTGCTACAGTTTTAAACTCTGACCTGAATCACAGCCAAAAATCGAGACCCAAGTCTAACGTTCATCCGGTTTCTAAACCGATCTCAGAGGCTCCCAAAGCCAAACACACTTCACATTTTGAGCAAATCCAGGGCAGCGGGTCCAACCACAAGACCAGGCCTCCGTTTCAACATGGCTCACAACTTAACCCCACTAGAGCAAAGCACTTAGCTCCTGCTAGTCGTGAAACCAACGCTGGCCACTGCTCTCAGTCGCAATCTACCTCTAAAGCTGCTGCTAATTCTGCCAGTGGGTCGAACTCGAGGGCTGGTCCGAGCCTGAAACCAAGGGCCAAGCCGTGGGTGGCCACAGTGCCGACACCTGTGCATGTGAATCACACAAAAGCGTCAAGGAAAATATACCAGACCAAAGAACAGGAGGTGGACCAGAGACGAGATCATCCAACACAAACAGAGGGGAGAAAACACGAGAGGAAAGAGGACAGACATCGGGAAAAACCGAAAggaaaaggggagagaaaggaagacAGGAGGCTGgcggaggagcagctgctgagaCGTCCCTGGATCCAGAGttcagcagaagaagaagaggaggaagaggaggagggagtgatagaaaggcagaggaggagagaggagacagcaaaaggggaaaacaggaggaaggagcagcaACATCGACGTGAATGGCAAACAGTGCAGGTCAGACAGAGACCACCCACTGAAGCCAAGCAACACCGACCTAAGGACGACTCAAACCGCCAGGGGGCGACGAAAAAGGGTGggagagctgaggaggagagagagttaCAAGCGGACCTTTCACCTCCTCCGTCACGTTGCCCGACTCCCCATCGCCggtcctcctcatcctcttcctcacattCAGATTCTGAATCCGAACGTCCGATCACCAAGGTTCCAGCTGACTCCACCTCCCACAAGAGACTCGCCAAGAGAGGGCAACAAGGCGCGGGCAGACCCGACGCCAACAGGCCCAAGGCAGCACCCCCCAGAGGTGCCACTGCTCATCCAAGCGAGGGGCAGCAGAGCGAGGCCAGAAAAAAACTCTACACCCTAGTCCCGTTTGGGCGAGGTGACCAGGCTACGGTTTATTCCCAGCGAGGGCTCAGAAACCTGGTGGTGCAGATCGACCTCGGTCTTCTCAAACGGGTCCCGGACAGCACGAGTGGTCCCTCTGTTAAAaaaccctcttcctctccttccaccTCCTTGTTAACCAaggacaaacaaagagacaccaTGAAACACCTGTACACACCTGAGACTGTGACAAAAGACAGCAAAAGGAAACGCAAG TTGGAGAACGGTGTGTCACACAGAGAAGGCAAGAGGAGTCTTCCCCACGCCGGAGGAGACCTATCGGATCGCACAGAGCCCTTAGCTCACACAGCTGGGCGCAACTTTGTGACCGAGACCACACACAATGG GTTCTTGGAGGAGTACTTAGACAGCAAGAGGccactgtctcccctgtctcccctgtctccactgtctccactgtccaACAGCCCAGAGTCCACCAAACCTCCTCCCAAAACTAAGACTTCAGAGCAGCATCACAGCCACAAGAACAGAGACAAGACCAGAGATTCTGCTGTGaag CCCAAGATGGAGGTGGAATGTGTTAAAGTGTCCAGACAGACCCAGCCCCCGTCTGAGTGCTGGGGCCCTGCAGGACACCAGGGGACCGTGACTAAATATGAAAC TCCACACCATGCTGAGTACTACTTACACGAAGCTAAAAGGATGAAGCATCGAGCCGACGCAATG gTGGACAAACTGGGGAAAGCTGTGAACTACGTGGATGCTGCTCTCTCCTTCATGGAGTGTGGGAAAGCCATGGAGGAAGGACCGCTGGAGGCAAAATCTCCATATACCATGTACTCGGAGACAGTGGAGCTCATCAG GTACGCAATGAGGCTGAAGAGCCACTCTGGCCCTGGGGCgagacaggaagacaaacagcTGGCGGTTCTGTG TTTCCGATGCCTTGCCCTACTTTACTGGCAGATGTTTCGGTTAAAGAAGGACCACGCTCTGAAATACTCCAAAGTGCTGCTCGACTATTTCAAG AGTTCTCCCAAAGTGCCTTCTACACCGCCCTGCTGGAATGACTCTGGGAA GGGTGCAGAAGGAGCCCCTCCGTCACTCTCACCCAACGCCAAACACCTTGCACGGAGTTCACATGGGGGCAGCACTTCCCCCACCTTCATAAGCATTCCCCAGCGTATCCACCAGATGGCAGCAAATCATCTTACCATTACCAACAGTGTGCTGTACAGCTACGAGTACTGGGAGGTGGCCGACAACCTCGCACAGGAGAATAAAG AGTTCTTCAATTACTTGAATACTTTATCTGGGCCATTGACTCTTCACAGTAGCATTGCTCACACGGTCCAGTTCACCAGACAGGCTCTTCAGTGGATTCGCATCAGTGCCAAACTTAActaa
- the aff3 gene encoding AF4/FMR2 family member 3 isoform X1 has product MPTVLGGREKLSIVCFLLRCAYSQVTGSQHNSCAKDILEDMTQSWPSQQALGGDQARQILYNPKDVKQSTTQQRQSRGDVQQRLTRHPHVAPHKSMLADDLKLSSDDDDTQRATHESAPWDRHSLSAQRAHTHGRRVRHSSSDSSGSDSTVGSGSSSPRSRSPSPDVHPDPASPANVQPPCNSKETDHPAAAQWQLDKWLKKSHKKSDSSEQDPSRSARRRLPSPHTERAPSPARSWDSNQEYSPSQSPIPSPQFNYSHNNTPLPSPGYSYGPSPSPFTSTCPSPSPRLSSILSPALSVCLSPCGSPRGSRSPSPLPTHPPRSPSPSLPSPSRHRHYPEIQTQTVQTTNPHRTKARSWIPPLPNTKNKPTNGSHPQATHQHRPRTRPTHDQEPSKSKASATVLNSDLNHSQKSRPKSNVHPVSKPISEAPKAKHTSHFEQIQGSGSNHKTRPPFQHGSQLNPTRAKHLAPASRETNAGHCSQSQSTSKAAANSASGSNSRAGPSLKPRAKPWVATVPTPVHVNHTKASRKIYQTKEQEVDQRRDHPTQTEGRKHERKEDRHREKPKGKGERKEDRRLAEEQLLRRPWIQSSAEEEEEEEEEGVIERQRRREETAKGENRRKEQQHRREWQTVQVRQRPPTEAKQHRPKDDSNRQGATKKGGRAEEERELQADLSPPPSRCPTPHRRSSSSSSSHSDSESERPITKVPADSTSHKRLAKRGQQGAGRPDANRPKAAPPRGATAHPSEGQQSEARKKLYTLVPFGRGDQATVYSQRGLRNLVVQIDLGLLKRVPDSTSGPSVKKPSSSPSTSLLTKDKQRDTMKHLYTPETVTKDSKRKRKLENGVSHREGKRSLPHAGGDLSDRTEPLAHTAGRNFVTETTHNGFLEEYLDSKRPLSPLSPLSPLSPLSNSPESTKPPPKTKTSEQHHSHKNRDKTRDSAVKPKMEVECVKVSRQTQPPSECWGPAGHQGTVTKYETPHHAEYYLHEAKRMKHRADAMVDKLGKAVNYVDAALSFMECGKAMEEGPLEAKSPYTMYSETVELIRYAMRLKSHSGPGARQEDKQLAVLCFRCLALLYWQMFRLKKDHALKYSKVLLDYFKSSPKVPSTPPCWNDSGKGAEGAPPSLSPNAKHLARSSHGGSTSPTFISIPQRIHQMAANHLTITNSVLYSYEYWEVADNLAQENKEFFNYLNTLSGPLTLHSSIAHTVQFTRQALQWIRISAKLN; this is encoded by the exons ATGCCGACTGTCCTCGGCGGCAGAGAGAAACTTTCCATCGTCTGTTTTCTGCTCCGATGCGCGTATTCTCAG GTAACAGGAAGCCAACACAACAGCTGTGCCAAAGATATTCTGGAG GACATGACTCAGTCGTGGCCGTCACAGCAAGCCTTAGGGGGTGACCAGGCCCGACAAATCCTCTACAACCCAAag GACGTGAAACAATCGACTACACAGCAAAGGCAAA gTCGGGGGGATGTTCAGCAGCGATTGACCCGTCACCCTCATGTGGCACCTCACAAATC CATGCTCGCTGATGACCTGAAGCTGAGCAGTGACGATGATGACACTCAGAGG GCCACTCACGAGTCAGCGCCCTGGGACAGACACAG CCTGTCAGCACAGCGAGCGCACACACATGGCAGGCGGGTGAGACATTCCAGCTCGGACTCCTCGGGCTCAGACTCCACCGTCGGGtcgggcagcagcagccctcGTTCCCGCAGCCCGAGCCCGGACGTTCACCCAGATCCTGCCTCGCCGGCCAACGTGCAGCCGCCGTGCAACAGCAAGGAG ACTGATCACCCCGCTGCGGCCCAGTGGCAGTTGGACAAATGGCTGAAGAAGTCCCACAAAAAATCTGACAGCAGTGAACAGGATCCGTCCCGGAGCGCTAGGAGACGCTTGCCCTCTCCCCACACCGAGCGTGCCCCATCCCCAGCCAGGTCCTGGGACAGCAATCAGGAATACAGCCCCAGTCAAAGCCCTATTCCCAGCCCACAGTTCAATTACAGCCACAACAACACCCCTCTTCCCAGCCCTGGTTACAGCTACGGTCCGAGCCCCAGCCCCTTCACCAGCACCTGCCCCAGCCCCAGCCCGAGGCTCAGCTCCATCCTCAGTCCAGCTCTAAGTGTTTGCCTCAGTCCGTGTGGAAGCCCGAGAGGCAGCCGCAGCCCGAGCCCCCTTCCTACACATCCTCCGAGAAGCCCAAGTCCCAGCTTACCGTCTCCTTCAAGGCACCGACACTACCCTGagattcaaacacaaactgtccaAACAACCAATCCCCACAGGACAAAAGCTAGGTCGTGGATCCCCCCGTTGCCTAACACCAAGAACAAGCCCACAAACGGTTCTCACCCTCAGGCGACTCATCAGCACAGGCCCAGGACCCGACCAACGCACGACCAAGAGCCAAGCAAATCGAAGGCCTCTGCTACAGTTTTAAACTCTGACCTGAATCACAGCCAAAAATCGAGACCCAAGTCTAACGTTCATCCGGTTTCTAAACCGATCTCAGAGGCTCCCAAAGCCAAACACACTTCACATTTTGAGCAAATCCAGGGCAGCGGGTCCAACCACAAGACCAGGCCTCCGTTTCAACATGGCTCACAACTTAACCCCACTAGAGCAAAGCACTTAGCTCCTGCTAGTCGTGAAACCAACGCTGGCCACTGCTCTCAGTCGCAATCTACCTCTAAAGCTGCTGCTAATTCTGCCAGTGGGTCGAACTCGAGGGCTGGTCCGAGCCTGAAACCAAGGGCCAAGCCGTGGGTGGCCACAGTGCCGACACCTGTGCATGTGAATCACACAAAAGCGTCAAGGAAAATATACCAGACCAAAGAACAGGAGGTGGACCAGAGACGAGATCATCCAACACAAACAGAGGGGAGAAAACACGAGAGGAAAGAGGACAGACATCGGGAAAAACCGAAAggaaaaggggagagaaaggaagacAGGAGGCTGgcggaggagcagctgctgagaCGTCCCTGGATCCAGAGttcagcagaagaagaagaggaggaagaggaggagggagtgatagaaaggcagaggaggagagaggagacagcaaaaggggaaaacaggaggaaggagcagcaACATCGACGTGAATGGCAAACAGTGCAGGTCAGACAGAGACCACCCACTGAAGCCAAGCAACACCGACCTAAGGACGACTCAAACCGCCAGGGGGCGACGAAAAAGGGTGggagagctgaggaggagagagagttaCAAGCGGACCTTTCACCTCCTCCGTCACGTTGCCCGACTCCCCATCGCCggtcctcctcatcctcttcctcacattCAGATTCTGAATCCGAACGTCCGATCACCAAGGTTCCAGCTGACTCCACCTCCCACAAGAGACTCGCCAAGAGAGGGCAACAAGGCGCGGGCAGACCCGACGCCAACAGGCCCAAGGCAGCACCCCCCAGAGGTGCCACTGCTCATCCAAGCGAGGGGCAGCAGAGCGAGGCCAGAAAAAAACTCTACACCCTAGTCCCGTTTGGGCGAGGTGACCAGGCTACGGTTTATTCCCAGCGAGGGCTCAGAAACCTGGTGGTGCAGATCGACCTCGGTCTTCTCAAACGGGTCCCGGACAGCACGAGTGGTCCCTCTGTTAAAaaaccctcttcctctccttccaccTCCTTGTTAACCAaggacaaacaaagagacaccaTGAAACACCTGTACACACCTGAGACTGTGACAAAAGACAGCAAAAGGAAACGCAAG TTGGAGAACGGTGTGTCACACAGAGAAGGCAAGAGGAGTCTTCCCCACGCCGGAGGAGACCTATCGGATCGCACAGAGCCCTTAGCTCACACAGCTGGGCGCAACTTTGTGACCGAGACCACACACAATGG GTTCTTGGAGGAGTACTTAGACAGCAAGAGGccactgtctcccctgtctcccctgtctccactgtctccactgtccaACAGCCCAGAGTCCACCAAACCTCCTCCCAAAACTAAGACTTCAGAGCAGCATCACAGCCACAAGAACAGAGACAAGACCAGAGATTCTGCTGTGaag CCCAAGATGGAGGTGGAATGTGTTAAAGTGTCCAGACAGACCCAGCCCCCGTCTGAGTGCTGGGGCCCTGCAGGACACCAGGGGACCGTGACTAAATATGAAAC TCCACACCATGCTGAGTACTACTTACACGAAGCTAAAAGGATGAAGCATCGAGCCGACGCAATG gTGGACAAACTGGGGAAAGCTGTGAACTACGTGGATGCTGCTCTCTCCTTCATGGAGTGTGGGAAAGCCATGGAGGAAGGACCGCTGGAGGCAAAATCTCCATATACCATGTACTCGGAGACAGTGGAGCTCATCAG GTACGCAATGAGGCTGAAGAGCCACTCTGGCCCTGGGGCgagacaggaagacaaacagcTGGCGGTTCTGTG TTTCCGATGCCTTGCCCTACTTTACTGGCAGATGTTTCGGTTAAAGAAGGACCACGCTCTGAAATACTCCAAAGTGCTGCTCGACTATTTCAAG AGTTCTCCCAAAGTGCCTTCTACACCGCCCTGCTGGAATGACTCTGGGAA GGGTGCAGAAGGAGCCCCTCCGTCACTCTCACCCAACGCCAAACACCTTGCACGGAGTTCACATGGGGGCAGCACTTCCCCCACCTTCATAAGCATTCCCCAGCGTATCCACCAGATGGCAGCAAATCATCTTACCATTACCAACAGTGTGCTGTACAGCTACGAGTACTGGGAGGTGGCCGACAACCTCGCACAGGAGAATAAAG AGTTCTTCAATTACTTGAATACTTTATCTGGGCCATTGACTCTTCACAGTAGCATTGCTCACACGGTCCAGTTCACCAGACAGGCTCTTCAGTGGATTCGCATCAGTGCCAAACTTAActaa